Proteins from a single region of Methanobacterium alcaliphilum:
- a CDS encoding 50S ribosomal protein L39e, with translation MSRNKPLAKKLRLAKANKQNRRVPLWAMMKTNRKVRAHPKMRHWRRSNLKV, from the coding sequence ATGAGTAGAAATAAACCATTAGCTAAAAAATTAAGACTTGCTAAAGCAAACAAACAAAACAGAAGGGTGCCACTATGGGCTATGATGAAAACTAACCGTAAGGTACGTGCCCACCCTAAAATGAGGCACTGGAGAAGAAGTAATTTAAAGGTATAG
- a CDS encoding 50S ribosomal protein L31e: MERVYVIPLRKAKDVPRTIRAPKSVRIVKEFLQKHMKSEEIKLDASVNEKLWERGIQKIPSKIKVKAVKEEDGSVAVTLAE; the protein is encoded by the coding sequence ATGGAAAGAGTTTATGTTATACCACTTAGGAAAGCAAAAGACGTGCCAAGGACAATCAGAGCTCCAAAATCAGTACGTATAGTTAAAGAATTCTTACAAAAACATATGAAATCAGAAGAAATAAAACTGGATGCTTCAGTTAATGAAAAACTTTGGGAAAGAGGAATTCAAAAGATTCCTTCTAAAATAAAAGTTAAAGCCGTTAAAGAAGAAGACGGTAGCGTTGCTGTAACTTTAGCAGAATAA